The genomic DNA CAAACTGCTGTCCTATTTTGGCCAATAACAAACTCTAGACTATAAATTGCAGACGTAAAAAAGCCCACTATGTAATAGCGGGCTATTTCACTACTCTTTCAAGTAAATTAGGCGCCTGGAAATAACCTACTCTTTTATCCCCGAAGGGGACGCATGGGCATATTCGACAAACTGCTGTCATGTTTTCGCCAATAACAAACTCTACACCATAAATTGCAGACGAAAAAAAGCCCGCTATCTAATAGCGGGCTGTTTCACTACTCTTTCGAGTAAATTAGGCGCCTGGAAATGACCTACTCTCGCATGGGGAGACCCCAAACTACCATCGGCGCGATTGCGTTTCACTTCTGAGTTCGGAATGGGATCAGGTGGTGCCACAATGCTATGGTTTCCAGACAAACTGTTTTCTAGGACATTACACTAGATTATTCTTGGTGCTGATACCCAGAATCGAACTGGGGACCTCATCCTTACCAAGGATGCGCTCTACCAACTGAGCCATATCAGCAAAACTAGCTACTACGTCGAGCTTATTAGGCGCCTGGAAATGACCTACTCTCGCATGGGGAGACCCCAAACTACCATCGGCGCGATTGCGTTTCACTTCTGAGTTCGGAATGGGATCAGGTGGTGCCACAATGCTATGGTTTCCAGACAAATTTGCATATCTACCGCCTTTAAGGCCGTAAATAATAATTCGGAAAGCTGATTTTTTTGAGTCTGCAAAACACTGTTTAAGCGCTCTATTCTAACACTAAGGTTATGCTCCCGGTCAGTACGACCTCCATGGAAGGAGGAAGTGCTAGAAAATGTCGGGAACATTTTCAGTAAAACCCATCTGGGTTGTATGGTTAAGCCTCACGGGTCATTAGTACAAGTTAGCTCAACGCCTCACAACGCTTACACACCTTGCCTATCAACGTAGTAGTCTCCTACGGCCCTTTAGAGAGCTTAAAGCTCTAGGGATGACTCATCTTAGGGCTCGCTTCCCGCTTAGATGCTTTCAGCGGTTATCGATCCCGAACGTAGCTACCGGGCAATGCCATTGGCATGACAACCCGAACACCAGCGGTTCGTCCACTCCGGTCCTCTCGTACTAGGAGCAGCTCCCTTCAATCATCCAACGCCCACGGCAGATAGGGACCGAACTGTCTCACGACGTTCTGAACCCAGCTCGCGTACCACTTTAAATGGCGAACAGCCATACCCTTGGGACCGACTTCAGCCCCAGGATGTGATGAGCCGACATCGAGGTGCCAAACACCGCCGTCGATATGAACTCTTGGGCGGTATCAGCCTGTTATCCCCGGAGTACCTTTTATCCGTTGAGCGATGGCCCTTCCATTCAGAACCACCGGATCACTATGACCTACTTTCGTACCTGCTCGACGTGTATGTCTCGCAGTTAAGCTGGCTTATGCCATTGCACTAACCGTACGATGTCCGACCGTACTTAGCCAACCTTCGTGCTCCTCCGTTACTCTTTGGGAGGAGACCGCCCCAGTCAAACTACCCACCAGGCACTGTCCCGAACCCCGATTAGGGGCCGCGGTTAGAACATCAAAACTACAAGGGTGGTATTTCAAGATTGACTCCACTCAGACTAGCGTCCAAGCTTCAAAGTCTCCCACCTATCCTACACATGTAGGTTCAATGTTCAGTGCCAAGCTATAGTAAAGGTTCACGGGGTCTTTCCGTCTAGCCGCGGGTATACGGCATCTTCACCGCAATTTCAACTTCACTGAGTCTCGGCTGGAGACAGCGTGGCCATCATTACGCCATTCGTGCAGGTCGGAACTTACCCGACAAGGAATTTCGCTACCTTAGGACCGTTATAGTTACGGCCGCCGTTTACCGGGGCTTCGATCATGAGCTTCTCCGAAGATAACCCAATCAATTAACCTTCCGGCACCGGGCAGGCGTCATACCGTATACGTCATCTTGCGATTTTGCACAGTACTGTGTTTTTGATAAACAGTTGCAGCCACCTGGTATCTGCGACTGCCAACAGCTTAAGGAGCAAGTCCTATCACCGTCGGCAGCGTACCTTCTCCCGAAGTTACGGTACCATTTTGCCTAGTTCCTTCAGCCGAGTTCTCTCAAGCGCCTTGGTATTCTCTACCCGACCACCTGTGTCGGTTTGGGGTACGATCCCCACTAACCTGAAGCTTAGAAGATTTTCCTGGAAGTATGGCATCAACTACTTCATCACCTTAGTGACTCGTCATCAGTCCTCAGTCTTGCAATTAAATGCGTATTCCCGGATTTGCCTAAGAATACAACCTACCACCTTAAACGCGGACTACCAACGCCGCGCTAGCCTAGCCTTCTCCGTCTCTCCATCGCAGTTAGTGAAGGTACAGAAATATTAATCTGTTTCCCATCGATTACGCCTTTCGGCCTCACCTTAGGGGTCGACTCACCCTGCCCCGATTAACGTTGGACAGGAACCCTTGGTCTTTCGGCGAGGGAGTTTTTCACTCCCTTTATCGTTACTCATGTCAGCATTCGCACTTCTGATACGTCCAGTGTGGGTTACCCCTTCACCTTCAACCGCTTACAGAACGCTCCTCTACCGCGCACTTCTAATGAAATGCACCCGTAGCTTCGGTGGTATGTTTAGCCCCGTTAAATCTTCCGCGCAGGCCGACTCGACTAGTGAGCTATTACGCTTTCTTTAAATGATGGCTGCTTCTAAGCCAACATCCTAGCTGTCTGAGCCTTCCCACATCGTTTCCCACTTAACATACACTTTGGGACCTTAGCTGACGGTCTGGGTTGTTTCCCTTTTGACAACGGACGTTAGCACCCGCTGTCTGTCTCCCGAGTAGTACTCATTGGTATTCGGAGTTTGCAAAGGGTTGGTAAGTCGGGATGACCCCCTAGCCTTAACAGTGCTCTACCCCCAATGGTATTCGCTCGAGGCGCTACCTAAATAGCTTTCGAGGAGAACCAGATATCTCCGAGTTTGATTGGCCTTTCACCCCCAGCCACAAGTCATCCGCTCATTTTTCAACATAAGTCGGTTCGGTCCTCCAGTTGATGTTACTCAACCTTCAACCTGCCCATGGCTAGATCACTCGGTTTCGGGTCTACACCTTGCAACTAAACGCGCAGTTAACACTCGGTTTCCCTACGGCTCCGCTATTCGCTTAACCTCGCTACAAAATGTAAGTCGCTGACCCATTATACAAAAGGTACGCAGTCACGGTCTCAAGAACCGCTCCCACTGCTTGTACGTACACGGTTTCAGGTTCTATTTCACTCCCCTCACAGGGGTTCTTTTCGCCTTTCCCTCACGGTACTGGTTCACTATCGGTCAGTCAGGAGTATTTAGCCTTGGAGGATGGTCCCCCCATATTCAAACAGGATGTCACGTGTCCCGCCTTACTCGTTTTCATCTACGGTTAGTTTTCATGTACGGGGCTATCACCCTGTGCCGCTGTGCTTTCCAACACATTCCACTAACACCCCATAGACTTAAGGGCTAATCCCCGTTCGCTCGCCGCTACTAGGGGAATCTCGGTTGATTTCTTTTCCTCTGGGTACTTAGATGTTTCAGTTCCCCAGGTTCGCCTCATAACGCTATGTATTCACGTTATGATGACCACTTATGTGGCCGGGTTTCCCCATTCGGATATCGTTAGCTCAAATGCTTATTACTAGCTCGCCAACGCTTTTCGCAAGTTATTACGTCCTTCATCGCCTCTGACTGCCAAGGCATCCACCGTATACGCTTGGTCACTTAACCATACAACCCAAATGAGTTTCACTTGCGTGAACCTCTGAGTCATATCATGACCAGCTGGTTTTTACTTGTCTCACCTCCGGGTAGGAAGTGGACTCGCCTTAGTTTTTTAGAATATTCAAGACACTTAAACAGTGTGTTGAGAACTCAAGATACTAATGCTTTCGCATCAGTATTATTTTTCGCACTAACGCAATCACACAAACGACAACGAATCGTCATTCATGCGCCTTTAGTTAGTACTATCAGCTTTCCAAATTGTTAAAGAGCGGGCTTAAAAAAGCCAAAGATAAAGTTTCATTTATCTTTGGCATCTCTAACCTATGCATATGTTTATCATCATGATAAGTGTAAATGGTGGAGCTATGCGGGATCGAACCACAGACCTCCTGCGTGCAAGGCAGGCGCTCTCCCAGCTGAGCTATAGCCCCATTTACATGCAGTTGAGATTTTACGTTTACCTTCAATGAAGGTCTTACCAAAAAAATTGGCTTGCCAATCGTTTCTAATCAAGGCGGTTGATAGCGACGTTTAGTACACTAAACGAGTTATCATCCAACGCAGAGTAGGAAAGATTGGTGGGTCAGAGTGGACTTGAACCACCGACCTCACCCTTATCAGGGGTGCGCTCTAACCAGCTGAGCTACAGACCCAACGTAATTTCTCTTTCTTCTATCAAGTAATCTGTGTGAACACTCACATGCATTGCTGCACTTTTAGGTATTGAGTTAGTCGTATAGGTAAGGAGGTGATCCAGCCCCAGGTTCCCCTAGGGCTACCTTGTTACGACTTCACCCCAGTCATGAACCACAAAGTGGTGAGCGTTCTCCCGAAGGTTAAACTACCCACTTCTTTTGCAGCCCACTCCCATGGTGTGACGGGCGGTGTGTACAAGGCCCGGGAACGTATTCACCGTGGCATTCTGATCCACGATTACTAGCGATTCCGACTTCACGGAGTCGAGTTGCAGACTCCGATCCGGACTACGACAAGCTTTGTGAGATTAGCTCCACCTCGCGGCTTTGCAACCCTCTGTACTTGCCATTGTAGCACGTGTGTAGCCCTACTCGTAAGGGCCATGATGACTTGACGTCGTCCCCACCTTCCTCCGGTTTATCACCGGCAGTCTCCCTAGAGTTCCCGCCATTACGCGCTGGCAAATAAGGATAGGGGTTGCGCTCGTTGCGGGACTTAACCCAACATTTCACAACACGAGCTGACGACAGCCATGCAGCACCTGTCTCACAGTTCCCGAAGGCACAAGTCCATCTCTGGTCTCTTCTGTGGATGTCAAGAGTAGGTAAGGTTCTTCGCGTTGCATCGAATTAAACCACATGCTCCACCGCTTGTGCGGGCCCCCGTCAATTCATTTGAGTTTTAACCTTGCGGCCGTACTCCCCAGGCGGTCTACTTAATGCGTTAGCTTGGGAGCCCAGTGACTAAGTCACCAAACTCCGAGTAGACATCGTTTACGGCGTGGACTACCAGGGTATCTAATCCTGTTTGCTCCCCACGCTTTCGTGCATGAGCGTCAGTCTTTGTCCAGGGGGCCGCCTTCGCCACCGGTATTCCTCCAGATATCTACGCATTTCACCGCTACACCTGGAATTCTACCCCCCTCTACAAGACTCTAGTTCGCCAGTTCCAAATGCAATTCCCAGGTTGAGCCCGGGGATTTCACATCTGGCTTAACAAACCGCCTGCGCACGCTTTACGCCCAGTAATTCCGATTAACGCTCGGACCCTCCGTATTACCGCGGCTGCTGGCACGGAGTTAGCCGGTCCTTCTTCTGTAGGTAACGTCACAGTGATAGTTTATTAAACTACCACCTTTCCTCCCTACTGAAAGTGCTTTACAACCCGAAGGCCTTCTTCACACACGCGGCATGGCTGCATCAGGGTTTCCCCCATTGTGCAATATTCCCCACTGCTGCCTCCCGTAGGAGTCTGGGCCGTGTCTCAGTCCCAGTGTGGCTGATCATCCTCTCAGAACAGCTAGGGATCGTCGCCTTGGTGAGCCATTACCTCACCAACTAGCTAATCCCACCTAGGTTCATCCTGTCGCGGAAGGCCCGAAGGTCCCCTCCTTTCCCCCGTAGGGCGTATGCGGTATTAGCAGTCGTTTCCAACTGTTATCCCCCTCGACTGGGCAGATCCCTAGGCATTACTCACCCGTCCGCCGCTCGTCACCTCAGGAGCAAGCTCCCTTGTGTTACCGCTCGACTTGCATGTGTTAGGCCTGCCGCCAGCGTTCAATCTGAGCCATGATCAAACTCTTCAATTAAAGTTTTTTGAAAACCCCACTCTTACAAGTAAGAACGAAGCTTTCGGCTCAATGAATTCTGATTTCATTAATTAGACTCGGAAGAATCTAAATAATGTTTGTACATATTACTATGAACACTCATCGTTGCATTGAGTTGAAATTTTTTGATTGCCAACATTCCGAAGAACAAAAGACAATTTCGAATAACTCAATACCTGTGAATGTCCACACAGATTACTTGATAAATTGTTAAAGAGCGTTGACCGTTTCAGTAGGTCAGGGGTGCGTATTCTACGCATTCCCTTTATGGCGTCAAGTGTTTTTTCAAACTTCTTTTTGCCTGTTATCAACACTATTAAGTAGTTGTTAATAACGCTAACCGGTTTTTGCTTTCGCTGTATGCCGTGTCAGTGGATGCGCATTATAGGCAGCTTGAGATTTAGTGCAAGCGCTTTTGTGTAAAAAAATGACCTTTTTATGATCTTTTCTTCATTTCACCACTTAACTACAAGATACCCACTATTTACCCCCAAAGTTATCCACAATTGGTTAATTTATCAGAGAGTTTTAAGATAACAGAAACAAAAAAGGTAGCGAATAATCGCTACCTTTTTTATCTAATATCAATGATGAACTGATAATTAACTGAGTTTACCGTGACATTGTTTGTACTTTTGGCCTGAACCACATGGGCATGGATCGTTACGGCCTATCTTCTCACCTTCACGGATCACCGTTTTAGGCGCTTTTGCTTGTTGTGTATCTTCATTGCCTAATGCTTCAGCTGATGCGTGTTGATAAGCCAGTTCGATCTTTGCTTCTTCGTCACGGCGACGCTGTTCCATTTCGTCTACATCGGACTGAGCTTGCACTTGGACCTTAGATAGAACACTTATCACATCATTTTTCAATGATTCAAGCATTTGTTGGAATAACTCAAAAGATTCACGCTTATATTCTTGCTTTGGATTTTTCTGTGCATAGCCACGTAAATGAATACCTTGACGCAAATGATCCATAGCAGCTAAGTGTTCTTTCCAGAGTCCATCGAGTGTTTGTAGCATTACCGATTTTTCAAATTGACGTAATACCTGTGCACCGACCATTTCTTCTTTAGCTTTATATAAATCAGTCCATGATGTCACGATACGTTCGCGTAAGGTTTCTTCATGCAGATTATCATCTTTATCTAACCATTCTTGTATCGTTAACGCTAGACCAAACTCATTACTGAGGCGTTGCTCAAGCCCAGGCACATCCCAGAGCTCTTCGAGTGAACGTGGTGGGATATATTGATCGATAATAGCGCTGATCACATCTTGTTCGATATTCTGAATCGTTTCTTGAATACTTTCAGCATCCATTAACTCATTACGCTGTGAATAGACGACTTGACGCTGATCGTTAGCAACATCATCATATTCCAGTAGTTGCTTACGAATATCGAAGTTACGCGCTTCTACTTTACGCTGGGCATTTTCGATAGCACGCGATACCCAAGGATGTTCAATCGCTTCACCTTCTTCCATCCCTAGTTTTTTCATCATGCCTGAAACACGATCTGAGGCGAAGATACGCATTAAGCTGTCATCCATCGACAAGTAAAAGCGTGAAGAACCGGCATCACCTTGACGACCTGAACGGCCACGTAGCTGATTATCGATACGACGTGATTCATGACGTTCTGTACCAAGAATATGTAAACCGCCAGCTTCGAGTACTTTACCATGCTGAATGTTCCAGTCTGAACGAACCTTAGCAATCTGTTCAGCCGTTGGATTTACTAATTCTTCAATTTCAACTTTCCAGTTACCACCCAGAACAATATCCGTACCGCGGCCAGCCATGTTTGTTGCAATGGTTACTGCGCCAATACGCCCGGCTTGAGCAATAATCTCTGCCTCTTTCTCGTGGAATTTGGCATTCAATACACTGTGTGGAATTTTTGCTTCTTTTAGTAATGATGCTAAAACTTCAGATTGTTCAATTGATACGGTACCAACAAGCACTGGCTGACCACGTTCACGACAAGCTTCAATGTCTTTAACAATAGCTGCATATTTCTCTGGCGCGGTGAGATAGACCAGATCAGGCATATCGTTACGCACCATAGGCTGATTGGTCGGTACAACAACAGTATCTAAACCATAGATATGTTGAAATTCAAATGCTTCAGTGTCTGCAGTACCTGTCATACCGGCAAGTTTGTCATACTGTCTAAAGTAGTTTTGGAAAGTAATAGAAGCCAGAGTTTGGTTTTCATTCTGGATTTTAGCGCCTTCTTTGGCTTCGACAGCTTGATGTAAGCCTTCAGACCAGCGACGTCCAGGCATAGTACGACCTGTATGTTCATCGACGATAATGACTTCATCATCTTTGACAATATAATCGATATCTTTTTCAAACAAGGTATGTGCGCGAAGTGCGGCATGAGCATGGTGCAACAAAGAGATATTCGACGCAGAATAGAGTGAATCACCTTCTGCTAACATGCCTTTCTCAATTAAGAGTAGCTCAACTTTTTCTTGCCCACGTTCAGTTAAATAAACCTGCTTACCCTTTTCATCAATTGTGTAATCACCTTCGCCAACATAGTCTTCGGTATCTTCTTTGTCTTGACGGATTAAACTTGGGATTAATAAATTGATTTTAGCGTATAGCTCAGAACTGTCTTCGGCCGCACCAGAAATAATCAACGGTGTACGGGCTTCATCAATTAAAATTGAATCGACTTCATCAATAAGGGCATAGTGCAATGGTCGCTGAACACGTTCTTGGGGAGAAAACGCCATGTTGTCACGAAGGTAGTCAAAACCAAATTCATTATTGGTGCCGTAGGTGATATCGGCAGCATAGGATTCTTTCTTTTCAAATTGGCCTATACCAGAAATGTTAATCCCGACACTTAAGCCTAAAAACTCAAACAGTGGGCGGTTATTTTCAGCATCACGCGTTGCTAAGTAGTCGTTCACAGTAATGATGTGAACACCTTTGCCCGTTATTCCATTAAGGTAGGCTGGCAGGGTTGCCGTCAGGGTTTTACCTTCACCGGTTCGCATTTCAGCAATACGATTGCTGTCTAATACCATGCCACCGAGTAATTGAACATCAAAGGGACGCATTTCAAACACACGCTTTGATGCTTCACGTACAACAGCAAAAGCCTCTGCCATGATATTATCTAACGTTTCACCATTTTCTAGACGGGTACGGAACTCTGCAGTTTTAGCTTTAAGTTCTTCATCAGAAAGTTTTTCGTAATCAGATTCTAATGCATTAATTTGATTAACAATTTTTCCAAGACTTTTCAGGGTGCGGTCGTTGCGACTTCCGAATACTTTTGTCAGTAGTTTGCCTAACATCTTAATCACTTATCTGTTGTAGGTTTGGCTCATTTGAGCGCATTAACCGTTAATATTATTAACTTGCTTTGCGGTAGACGTATTTCTGTGGATCTATTTGTTGTTTACCGCGCAGCACTTCGTAATGCACATGGGGGCCGGTTGAACGGCCTGTGCTTCCCATACTGGCAATTTTATCGCCTTTGGCAACGACGTCACCTACGTTTACTGACAGAGATTTATTATGTCCATACCGAGTGCGAAGACCATTTCCATGATCAATTTCGACTAACTCACCATAGCCAGACATCCTTCCTGACCATGTTACTACGCCTGCAGCAGTCGCAGTAACATCTGTCCCTTCTTTACCGGCGAAATCAATACCTTTATGCATTGTTCGTCGGCCATTAAAAGGGTCATTTCGTAAACCATAGGACGAAGATAACCAACCTTTATCGATTGGCCGCCCTGATATAAAACGCTCTTCATCTATATGGAGATTAGATGCTACTGTTTCAAGTAGTGATAGCTGAACGTTATTATTATCAATTCTAGATGCCAGCTCACTCATTTCATCGATAAGCTGACTTAATTCGACACCATTGCCTATTTCGCTTAAACCGCCGATACCAACTTCTGTAGAGAAATCAAATTGATCATCAAGGAGGTTATTTTGCGCTACTTGTTGCCCCAGGGCTTCAAGACGGGTGATTTTGGCTTGCATCTTGGCCACATGAACAACCAAAGTTGTCAGCTGGGTTTCTGTTGCAGTTTTGAGTTCTACCACTTGTTGCTTTTGCTGTTGGCGCAGTTGTTTATTTTCATCAACTTTCGCTTGTTGGTTAGCAAAACGCTCAGTGCTATATTGATATATTCCTGTGCCTGTGGCCATTAGAATAATAGGTAGGAGTAACCAACGCTTGCTAGGTTGCCAGCGCGTTACACCATTTCGACCTTGGATAAAAACTGTTACACTCATAGCTTCATTCAGCCATCTAATTATCATATGAAAAAGCCCCCTCAAGATCTCAGTAATTTAGTTCATCTGTCTGGGAGACTGCCTGAACTGGCCGAGAAAGCAGAACTACTTAATAATCTGAATCGTTATGTAAAACAGACGTTAAATGGTCCTGTGGCCGAGCAGCTCAAAGTCGCCAATCTCCGCCAGGGTGTTCTTGTTATTGAAACTACATCAGCAGCATGGGCTGCTAGAATAAACTTTCAAAAGCAGAAGCTATTAAAACAGCTTCAAACTGATACGCTTCCGATGCTTACCGGTATTGAGGTGAAAGTCAATCCTGGACTTGCCTTAGCAAAACCACAATCTCAACCTAATCAAAATATGATCAGCACCACTGCTGCAAAACATATTGAAGCATTAGCAGAACATATCGATGGTTCTTTAGGTGAAAAACTAAAACGGCTGGCTGCATTAGCCAGCCGTAATAGGCAATCTTAACCAGTTAAGCGAGTGTTAACGCACCTGGAACCATGAAACTGACAGGTACATCAGCCTCTTTGTCAAAGCTCACTAATTCCCACGCATCTTGCTGAGCAAGTAATGCACGGACAAGTTGGTTGTTTAACGCATGACCAGTTTTATAAGCCGAAAACTCACCGACAATGGCATGGCCAGCAACATATAAGTCACCAAATGCATCGAGAATTTTATGCTTAACGAATTCGTCTTCATAACGCAGACCATCAGGGTTTAATACACGATATTCGTCAAGTACAACGGCATTTTCCATGCTGCCACCCAGTGCAAGATTATTCGCACGTAGATATTCAATATCTCGCATAAAACCAAATGTTCTGGCACGACTAATGTCTTTCACGAACGCTGATGTCGAAAAGTCCATCACCATGTGTTGCTGACTGCGAGCAATTTCTGGGTGAGCAAAGTCAATTTCAAAATCAACTCTAAACCCTTTGAAAGGTTTTAACTCGGCCCATTTATCGCCATCTTCAACACGCACAGGTTTGGTGATTTTTAGATATTTCTTCGCGGCTGCCTGTTCTTTAATACCTGCACTTTGCAGTAAGAACACAAATGGACTTGCACTGCCATCCATAATCGGGATTTCTGGAGCGTCAACTTCGATAATAGCATTATCGATGCCTAAGCCAGCAAGTGCAGCAAACAAATGCTCAATAGTTGATATTCTTATACCGTCATCGTTTACCAGGGCTGTACACATTGTTGTTTCACGAACCATATTGGCCTTTGCTGGTATAGACACAGCTGGGCTAAGATCGGTACGCTTTAGCACAATCCCGGTATTCACAGGTGCAGGCTTAATGCACAGAGTCACTTTGTTGCCAGAATGTAATCCGACACCAGTGCTCTTCACCATTTTTTGAACAGTTCTTTGAAAAATCATTCAGAAGCCCATAAATATCAATATTAAACAAATAGTTGCAATTATAGCCTCAGGCTATCATGCATAACTGATACAACATCTTACCATAAATTTGGCTTTTCACAAAAAAAACGCCAAACACATAGCAAATTATAAACCTGTTTACAAAATAACCCTTGTCAGCACATCGCGCTCATTAGTCACGCAAAAACATAGCGTTTTATCCGTGTACTAATCAGCTTGTTTACGCAAGAATGCTGGAATATCAAGATAGTCAGCATCTGTGCGCGGTACTGGTTGTGTCTGTGTCTGTGTCTGTGGAACAGCATTACCTTTTGACGCAGCATAACTTTGTTGTGATACAACTTCATCAACAGGTTCTGGACGAGGCTCCATTACAACGG from Shewanella psychromarinicola includes the following:
- the lpxC gene encoding UDP-3-O-acyl-N-acetylglucosamine deacetylase; this translates as MIFQRTVQKMVKSTGVGLHSGNKVTLCIKPAPVNTGIVLKRTDLSPAVSIPAKANMVRETTMCTALVNDDGIRISTIEHLFAALAGLGIDNAIIEVDAPEIPIMDGSASPFVFLLQSAGIKEQAAAKKYLKITKPVRVEDGDKWAELKPFKGFRVDFEIDFAHPEIARSQQHMVMDFSTSAFVKDISRARTFGFMRDIEYLRANNLALGGSMENAVVLDEYRVLNPDGLRYEDEFVKHKILDAFGDLYVAGHAIVGEFSAYKTGHALNNQLVRALLAQQDAWELVSFDKEADVPVSFMVPGALTLA
- the secA gene encoding preprotein translocase subunit SecA, with translation MLGKLLTKVFGSRNDRTLKSLGKIVNQINALESDYEKLSDEELKAKTAEFRTRLENGETLDNIMAEAFAVVREASKRVFEMRPFDVQLLGGMVLDSNRIAEMRTGEGKTLTATLPAYLNGITGKGVHIITVNDYLATRDAENNRPLFEFLGLSVGINISGIGQFEKKESYAADITYGTNNEFGFDYLRDNMAFSPQERVQRPLHYALIDEVDSILIDEARTPLIISGAAEDSSELYAKINLLIPSLIRQDKEDTEDYVGEGDYTIDEKGKQVYLTERGQEKVELLLIEKGMLAEGDSLYSASNISLLHHAHAALRAHTLFEKDIDYIVKDDEVIIVDEHTGRTMPGRRWSEGLHQAVEAKEGAKIQNENQTLASITFQNYFRQYDKLAGMTGTADTEAFEFQHIYGLDTVVVPTNQPMVRNDMPDLVYLTAPEKYAAIVKDIEACRERGQPVLVGTVSIEQSEVLASLLKEAKIPHSVLNAKFHEKEAEIIAQAGRIGAVTIATNMAGRGTDIVLGGNWKVEIEELVNPTAEQIAKVRSDWNIQHGKVLEAGGLHILGTERHESRRIDNQLRGRSGRQGDAGSSRFYLSMDDSLMRIFASDRVSGMMKKLGMEEGEAIEHPWVSRAIENAQRKVEARNFDIRKQLLEYDDVANDQRQVVYSQRNELMDAESIQETIQNIEQDVISAIIDQYIPPRSLEELWDVPGLEQRLSNEFGLALTIQEWLDKDDNLHEETLRERIVTSWTDLYKAKEEMVGAQVLRQFEKSVMLQTLDGLWKEHLAAMDHLRQGIHLRGYAQKNPKQEYKRESFELFQQMLESLKNDVISVLSKVQVQAQSDVDEMEQRRRDEEAKIELAYQHASAEALGNEDTQQAKAPKTVIREGEKIGRNDPCPCGSGQKYKQCHGKLS
- a CDS encoding DUF721 domain-containing protein, producing the protein MKKPPQDLSNLVHLSGRLPELAEKAELLNNLNRYVKQTLNGPVAEQLKVANLRQGVLVIETTSAAWAARINFQKQKLLKQLQTDTLPMLTGIEVKVNPGLALAKPQSQPNQNMISTTAAKHIEALAEHIDGSLGEKLKRLAALASRNRQS
- a CDS encoding M23 family metallopeptidase, giving the protein MSVTVFIQGRNGVTRWQPSKRWLLLPIILMATGTGIYQYSTERFANQQAKVDENKQLRQQQKQQVVELKTATETQLTTLVVHVAKMQAKITRLEALGQQVAQNNLLDDQFDFSTEVGIGGLSEIGNGVELSQLIDEMSELASRIDNNNVQLSLLETVASNLHIDEERFISGRPIDKGWLSSSYGLRNDPFNGRRTMHKGIDFAGKEGTDVTATAAGVVTWSGRMSGYGELVEIDHGNGLRTRYGHNKSLSVNVGDVVAKGDKIASMGSTGRSTGPHVHYEVLRGKQQIDPQKYVYRKAS